cCCATCCATGCCAGACCCGTCCTGGAAAGCAGACCCAGAGtgaccagtcaaaagtttggacacacctactcatggaagggtttttctttatttttactattttccacattttggaataacagtaaagacatcaaaactaagaaataacacaaactggAATCAtccagtgaccaaaaaagtgtcaaaAGTATCAAAATGTCTTCGAGCACGTTTGctgttatcttaatcaggtgtgtccaaactttggaCTGTGTACTGAAGGTGGAGGCGGAGacgggagagacagaggggcgGGGCTCACCGGGCGTTTGTCTGAGCACTTCTCGATGAGGCAGAAGAACCTCTCGGAGGAGCCGTGGTAGCCGTTCTGCTCGTACAGCTCCTCCACGGTGGTCAGCAGCTCGTGGACGATGGTCTTCAGCTCGTGGCTGCCCGTGGTCTGGCGGGATGGACAGAGGCAGCGGAGTGAGCGCGTACTGGCAGTTACCGCCGTCTCCGCTCAACCACGCTAACGCCTGACAATTCACAGCGTCCACACGTCTCCCAAAACATCTAAGGGTCTCTTGCCTTACTCCCTCCTATCCCCCCAAACATAAGCAGGCCTTCTTCATTTCTTCATACCATCCTATCCTCTATCCTCTACCTCACTGCCTCATCTCTCCTCTACCCTCATAACTTACCTGCGTCTGTGTCTCTACCCTCCTAAAGTACCTGTAGCTGTGCCCTTTAACCTCCTGGCTCACCTGTATCTGTGTCCTCCATCACCCTGGCTCACCTGTATCCGCGCCCTGCAAACTCCAGGTTCACCTGTGCAGTTCCATGCGTGCTCACCTGGATGTGCTGCAGCAGCTTCTCGATGATGTTGAGCAGGGTGTCCCAGGTCaccacctgcagctccttcCCGTACTTCTTAATCAGCCTGGTGACGGACAGCACGATCTCGTACGACACCACCTCGTTGCCGCAGGTCATGGCCTGGTGGAACAGAGGGCTAGGAGTAAGTCCAACAGCACGGGTCTACCCTTACACTACGGCCTTAGACTACGTGCAACTGATAAGGTGGCAGGGGAGAGGTCAAAGGTCTGGGAAACGCACAGCATGCAGGCTGCAGGACTGCTTCGCCCTGTTGCCCTGGAGACTCTATCCAAGAGACGCAAGTACAAGGCTGAGTTCTTGTTCAGCACCATAGACAAGTCagccctgacctctgacccctgacccctgacccctggcCCAGCCGCACCTTGTAGAAGGAGGGCAGCACCAGCGTGGGGGTGTTTTTGAGAGCAGACAGCCTGTGCGCCCCCCACAGCGCCATTCCCACGAAGAACACGGCACCCCGCAATAAGGCAGCGTCCTCCGTGTACGCCCTGAAACAGGGGAGACAACGGGTCACACGCCTCACACCCCGCCCGTCACATCTATCATtacagtaatgtactgtattgtattacattactgtattgTAACATAATATAACTATACTCACAtacatttcactcattttcattcaaaactgCATCTGAACATACACTGTCAAATACTGAGCCATGAAAATTATCCAACCCAGGCTGAAACAACTAACAGTACCGGGTTTGTAATTATCGGCGGTCAAAATTTTTATCAAATACTGCCATTGCTTGATTTTTATATGACATTTAATGTTAACATACTGCGTAAGAGGATGGTAAGAAACAATTGGACACACTACGTGAACACAATAAAGAACTAGTTAGTGCACTGGCTGGAGACAGGCCTGTCAGTGGTAGAACCCCTACTGCGCTTAAACACGTCACCCCACAAAAGACATCAATCCACCACCCCCCGTGCCGCCAACAGGGATCTCCTACTGTACCTCTCCTCCATGATGCGGCACATGGTGTAGATGGCACTGTGTCCTAGGTGAGTCCCCAGCACTTTGCGCATGAGCTGCGGAGAAAGGATGGGCTTTAGTCACTAAAGCGCTTAAGCCAGGGTCCGGACAGAGATGTCATACCGCGCGGGGCCCGCACCCTCACCTTCCAGCAGGACTCGCAGAACTCCTTAACGTTTACGGTGCGACACAGAGTGCTGATAAATATGGGCAGGGAGTCAGAGGGCAAGCAGTTATAGCACACTACTGCATCCAGCACCTGCAGGGCCACCTGTGGGGAAACAATAACAAGGTCAATACCTGAGAGAGACGCAGGCACAAGCGGATTAACAAGTGCAGACTGATGGGGTGCGCAAGAGTAAATGCTGCCTACGAAAACAAAAGTTGGCAGCACTGACTAAACTTAGTAGCTATCGATATCAGTTCATACAGGGTCAGGTCAACAGCGAAAACGTGGGACTGAAACACGATGCTTTAGATTAGCTCAAAGACCCCATCAATTCACtacctgttgccttttttgCTTCACGAAAACTTTACCTCAATGTCTGTGGAGGAAGTGGTCCGATTGCACAGCAAGCATATTTTCCTGTgaagcaaaaacagcagaaaactgGGCATTTGCAACCATGGTGCAGTACTTAAGCCAGTATTAACAGACACTAATAGAGCGGTACAAGAATATGAGTGCAGGGGGATGGGGTCTTACTGGACCATATGTGAGACGTTCTGGTCCAAGTAACAGCTGTTGAACTTGACCAGGTTGACCAGCACGTGGAGGAAGTCCGCAGTCAGACCCACGTCCATCCAGAGGACCACGAAGCGGGctggggggggtcagagaggtGGGTGAGAGAGTCGCTACGATAGAACACTTCATTCTAAGCCCAACGTAGGCATTCCATCACATCTTACTGCCTTACACAAGACCCAAAGCAGGCAATGTTGAGTCGTTGACGTTccattaaaagataaaaattgGTACTGAAATGACTGCTCACTTAAGCACTCAGCTGAAAGGtgtacaataccagtcaaacgcttggacacacctgattaagataatgggaaacatgcattaaaagaaaatttgatctaaagacttgtgctttAATGCTTGAAATTCCTTTCtcaaatagtgaagttgatgcctatgtaagaattccaaaaaaaatctttttaaacattattttttggctactttgaagaatctaaaacattaattttgatttgtttgacaggtttttttttttggtaattgcataattccatttgtgttatttcatagtatTTATGGCTTCactattgttctaaaatgtggaaaacagtaaaaataaaaaacaaaagttgtgtccaaacttttgactggtatagGAATGTGTTCTTTCCTGGGACAAGGCCTACTATGCCATCTGATGTGATTAGGTTGAAGTAAGCCTCACCTATGTCCTCCTCCAGGTATGTGATATCCTTCCCGTTCTCTGTTAGTGCCTTGAACACCTCAAGCCTGTCCGGCAGGTCCTCATTGGAAGGGTGGTAATCCCGAATGATCTTGAAAAAGTAGGCCCGCAATGGCCCCAGCCTCTCCCCCTGCGATACCCCCGAGAGATAAGGACAAAAACATGGAGAAAggtgagtaaaaaaaaaaaaacgtggcaCGCTTAAGACTGGTGGCTGTATGTACCAAGTACCGCTTCCTTGTAGACCAGTGACAGGTGGCACAGCTCAAGTTAATATCGCCACTAATGAAGCCACAATCCAGAAACGGATAAAAAAATTGCTGCAGTGGAACAAAACTTGGTTCCCCGTGTTCTGTCTGAATGTCAGTGTGAACCAGTCCTCTACTCTCCTGGTTCGCCTGCATCTGAGTCCTTTAGTGTGcgtgtacattacattacattacgtcatttgctcttacccagagcgacttccaaataagtgcatcacaatgctaagagtagttatccACGTGTAGTTAGTCCGCAAAGCTGATCACAGAAATCTAGTGAAAGTCCAAGCTCTGCATGACAGCGTGAGGAAGGACTGATGGGATTCAGGGCTTGAAACCCAGCACGTGCTCtccgcccgccccccccccgggtgCGACCGCTGACCCTCCGCGCCTCCTCCTGTAGAGCTTACCTGTCCCTGGATGATGGCCCTCAGAAGCTGCAGCACGGCGTGCCGCGCCTCAGGCTGCTCGGGCTGCAGCATGTCCTCCACCGCCTTCCACAGCACCTCCACCGCGTGCTGCagcggggggaaaaaacgccGCGCGCGCACGCGTTAATCACGCCATCCGCAACCCCCGACTCAGGCCCGCGCGACACTCTCCGCTGTCACTAACCGCCCGGGGCCAGCCACGCACGCACAGTTCTCTCACAAGCACACCGGCTCAAAGTGCACTTCAGTTTGACTATGCCCCACAAAGCGGATACAGTGTATGAGCGTTCCCGCTACGGGCGCTAATCACACTCgcagtgttttcattagcagTGTCCTTCTGCGCTCACTtggtcacattacattatattactgtcatttagcagacgctcttatccagagcgaattacacaggttacagttttttacatgctatccatttattcagctggatatttcctgaggcaattctgggttaagtaccttgcccaagggtacagcagcagtgccccagtggagaattgaaccagcaacctctcagttacaagcACTGCatcttaccgctatgctacactgccaccccgaCCCCGACATGAAAGGACCCACAGACAGCAGATAAGGCTGACTCACCTCCTCAAATTTCTTGGACTTGGCGAGCTCACACACATGATTTATGACCCGGATTCTGTTATGCAGCCCGCACTCCGGACTGAGCTCCTGTAAAAAAGAAGTCTTTcaagtgcattacattacattactggcatttagcagacgatcttacccagagcgacttacatcagatacaatgttatccatttatactgctggatatttactgaggggttaagtaccttgcccaagggtacaacagcagcgccgCAGCGGGGAATCACACCAGCgaccttttggtcacgagtcctgttccttaaccactatgctacactgccgccccatttATTCTTATGCATCCATTTATTCATACACTTTTCTCCTACCAGACTGAAGCAAAAAGCACCACTTACACCCAACCTCTCTCCAGGCAAATGGAACTACTCGCAGATGTCGCCAATGGGGTAAGGTTCTTGCAGGAAACTCAAGGTACAGCTCACATGCCAAAAAGCTCCACTTGAGTGAAAAAGACAGGCTGACAGCTCTATATACAGTCACTGCAGACTGCCAGTGGCCATACATCCACCACTCATCCAGGAGCTGACAGCATCCATAGAGCAGGCAGCCAGCCAAACCACAGGGTCACAGGAAGTGGCCGGACGGGACAGGAAGCAGGCCGGGCAGTTACCTTGAGAATGTCGAGGGTGATGATGAACTCCGAGGGCTTGCTCTCCGTCTGCTTGCTCGGCGGCCGCGAGGGCCCCAGTCCGAAGATCCCCTTCACCTTGTCCTTCAGAGACTCTTTGCTCTGCTGCTTGTTCATGGCGGAGGCGGGAGGACAGCTCATGCGCTCTGCTcaacacaggagagaggagcgaGAGGCCTTCGGTCAGCTGGAGCGTCATAAACGAGCTGGGGCCTAGGACACAAGAACAGAGGGACACCAGAAAGCCTCTTCCTCCACCATCCCCATCTGTATGACTAATTTAACCGATCCTGGTTTCAACTCACAAagtgtcatctctctctccgAGCACTGCTGAGGTATTACCACTTCAACAACAACATCCGTCTTTCCTTTAAGCCAGGGACCGCAAGTAGTGCAGACGTCCCAGTTTCTAGCCTACCCTTATCACTGCTGCACCTGTGGTCCGACGGACCGCTCCTCGACTGCACCTAGACGCCTTGGGAAGCAATCACGTGCGCAGGAGACAGCTTCCAATTAAACTGCGTATCCTTATGTCATTTAAGTGAAACAACAATAAATCATACGAAACCCTTCAAGGGACGAGGTTTGTCTGAAGTACGCTCGGCCAGTGCAGTAACAATGACAGCAAACCACTAAAATCCCACGACATAAACACCAAGCGGATTCCGCGAGTGCAATGAAAAAGCGGACTGGAAAATGTCGCCAACTACGACATTCCGTTCAAAATCCCACAGAGCGTGTAGCCGTGCATCTCGCGTCCCTTGCCTGGTTCTTCGCTGTGCACACAAACATCTGCAGAAAGCCTGACACAGACAGCGACATAAACAagcctaaataaataaatatatggcTAGCTAGCGGGCTAGTTCGCTAGCTAGATAGCGAGTAAATCAATTCCCCAACTTCACCAACAGGATCTCCCGttgtcactgattttttttagacAGAGTCATACAGGTACAGTTAAATGTCTAGCTAGCAACGCCTCAGAATACAGTATTTTACGAGAGCGGTTTGTGCATTTATTAGTTTTTACCTATATTTTCCCCTGCCAAACTGTTATAGCTcggcccccctctctccagcaggAAGTCATATTTGACAAACTAGCGTGCACTTCCTACAAAAACACATCACCTGACTGTTTGTCAGCGGTGGTAATACTGGGAAATGTAGTGCCGAAAACGTGCAGCGCAACCGCTGTGCATTAGCCGGACACGTTGTTTGGACTCAGTGTTGGTGCTCGAAAAAAAATGGAGGTGCACAGATCAATGCCAAGAGTTTGCACTCATATTCGAGTTTCGATGCTGCCTTTTCTCggataaaatgttacatttagataattgttcatttgttaCTGGTTAAATACTTAGCTGGTTGTCGAGCGAGGTCATTTGCCAGTGCAGCCGACCGGGCCGGTCGGTGGTCAACGCATGAGTTCCGCGAAAGCCCGTACATttcacattctgaaaatgatcTCTCCGTATTTTAAACAGAATGGTACCACTGAAACTATGATCATGACCAGGAATAAATCGGTCAGTACAAGAAGTATGAATCTGCCTGCTTTGAAAACGAAGATGTCACAGGAACGGGATTCAACAGAACCTGTAGTGCGCGTgaaagaggagagtgaggatTTAAGCATTTCTCAAGTTGAAAAGAACAGACAGAGCTCTCCTCCGGCTCATCCTAAAGGTAAGCCTGCACGTAAAACGTATATACGACTGCAGGAGTTGACAGTTCTCTATTTTAACCGTAGCCAACTTAACTTACAAGCTGACACAGACTTCCGTTATTATCATATAACGTTACCTATTTTTGAACGCAAATAATTTATCGcgatgtttttaattaaatgtctgCGATTTGGCAGACTGAATTAGGCTGCTTAGAATTACCGAATACAGTCCTCCAAACTTTAAGACGGATGATAACGTCACTACTGAAGCATAATGAATAAGCTGCCAACAAGGATTtgatttcatgatttcattACTTTGCTAGTGTTTACAATTGCAGCTAAGGGCTGGAAATGACTGGTTTAAACTTCATCCGAGCTGTTAACTGCCTAAGTGAATCAGCTAGCTAGTTGTGGTGACTTTAACCACTGTTGTTATTGAAAAGTTGCAGATCTGTTGTGATTGCGGATTGCGGACTTTGAGGGCTGTTGCCCTTTTTTTTGAGTTTCTTCGTACCGATCCCGTCACGTTAGCTAAGCATTTTTAGCGTTGTTCAGTCTCACCTAAGACGGTGTGTCAGCGCGCGTCCCCAGCTGTGCAGCCGGAGACCAATGGCGCGGAGCAGAGAAGCCCCCCAGCGCGACGCCGGAGAGGGCACGTCAAGGCGGAGTACGAGGAGACGGAGGTGAAGAAGGAGCGCTGGGAGCCTCCGGACTGGAGGAGGCAGCTGGACCACATCCGGGAGATGAGGAGGGGCAGGGACGCCCCCGTCGACCACATGGGGGCAGCGAAGTGCTTCGATCCCAACGCCCCCCCTGAGGTTGGTGAGGCAGATTGGCTGTTGGATGGTGAAGTACAGAGGGGCTACGGCACACGCTGGTCTCTGGGAGGTGAAATGATGTGGGGAAATTGAGGCATGAAATATAATCTTCTACATACTGTGTTTTGTCACAGAGCTCTGTATAAACACACATGACATTtggtttgtttcctttttggaAAGAAACCAAGACCTTACTCTGTTCACACAGAATATTTCCCACAGGAACCATACAGAGCTGTTTTGCTCTGAACCTTTTGTTGGACCTCTCAGTCCTTTAGCTTGAGCTCCTTTAAGTTTATTCCTCAAACTGAAACGGAAAAACCTGCTCTGAAATAAATCTGCAGCGTGACAGTTGCAGACATAGTGGTACCAGTTGCAGGTTCATAATTGAGACCTTCGTAATAATCGTCATGTCAAGActgcctgtctgctctctgccagTGGAGCTTAGTTCTTGGTGTTCCTGGAGAGATTGCTGGCTCTTCAAATCTCCCAAGTTGGACTTTGGTCCAGATTTGGTCTCATTCCAATTTGTTTGGTACAAATTCTTTTagtacagaaaaacagcaccttcatatttttcatgatcAAAGGTAAGGCCACAGGGCATAGCATCTAGATTTAATCTAGGCCTTTTTGTCTAGAGATGCTGGAAGAGTCTGTTTGAAaactctctcttcatctctctctccctctcttcaggTGGTACGCTACCAGGTGCTGATCTCCCTCATGCTCTCCAGTCAGACCAAGGACCAGGTGACTGCGGCCGCCATGCAGAAACTGCGAGAGCACGGTCTGACGGTGGAGGGAATCCTGAATACTGACGACGAAACGCTGGGGAAACTGATCTACCCTGTGGGCTTCTGGAGGGTAATAAACACACGTGTTTACAGAGTAATATgtgcacagagaaacagtcaGACTGACAGGCACAGAGGCGCACTGACCCcaaaacatacatacagcacTCAGTGTTTCTGACCGACTGCTTTTTATTAAATTGTggtgtttaaatgtttgtcagtgtgaaatACTGCCTTTCATTGAAGTCACCTTTACAGACGTACAGGCTTTTATAAGGCCTTCAGTCTGTTATTCCGTGGCATCAGCTCAGGCAAGgagaggacagacacagagcatgTGTTTCACTGTCTACAAGCTGAACCAGCAGCACAAGTGTTGGGCACTGAgacgacctctgaccccagctgTGACCCATTCCAGACAAAGGTGAAGTACATCAAGCAGACCACAGCAGTCCTACAGCAGGAGTACGGGGGCGACATCCCAGACAGTGTGGCCGGACTCGTCCGCCTCCCGGGGGTGGGGCCAAAGATGGCACACCTGGCCATGAGCATCGCCTGGAAGCAGGTGTCTGGAATTGGTAAGGCACTCCTCTCGTGTGCCACCCTTATTCATTTGCCTCCCCTTTCcatgtgtgtttacatatattatggatatttaaatattttaattcagagCTTAGCTGAAGACCAGTAAATCCCAGAAAGTACAGTACGCTGAAATCAGTTCAAATGCTTGAAAGCGTGTGAGGGTTCTTTCTGAAAAGAGAGGTTCAGAGGTTTATGGTAGATCAGGAGGATGCCCTTTGTTTCTAACAGCTAGTAAGCAGATACCACTGGATGGGTCTGCTCTCTCCATTCCTGTcttgactttgtgtgtgtgtgtgtgtgtgtgtgtgtgtgtgtgtgtgtgtggggtgcagGGGTGGACACGCATGTACACCGCATCTCCAACAGATTGGGCTGGACGAGAACTGAAACCAAGACCCCAGAGGATACCCGTCAGGCTTTGGAGGGCTGGCTGCCaaggtgatgtcacaaagaGAATGACTGACGAAAAAATGATGTCACGCTAGACCTCTGTCACCACTTGTGCTGTCTGAAAGCATTCTGCCAGGAACATACAGCAGAGAAATGAGGGGACAGCACAGCCTCCCTGTAACCCCACTGTTGTGGTGCTTTGTTATCCTTCCTCAGGGAGCTGTGGAGTGAGATCAACTGGCTTCTGGTGGGCTTCGGCCAGCAAGTGTGCCTGCCTGTGGGTCCCCTGTGCTCCCTCTGCCTCAACCAGCACTGCTGCCCCTCCGCCCACCGCGTCTCCCCAGGGAAAAGGGCTGGTGTCATCTCCCCCAAATCTCCCAGATCCCCCGGGCCAAGCAGGGTCAAAGCAGACCCTCACAGCCCTCCTGCACCTCCGCGTGACATCAAAGAGGAGCCGCTGCCCTCAAGCCCCACTGCACCAGCAAGGAGGACCAGAGCCAGAGCTGCCGCTTCCTCCagggcagctgcagcagcagggcgTGGAAGAGCAGACCCCGGTGGCTCCTGATCCCAGAGCAGGTCACACATAGCGGCTCATTGCCTTTCCTAGCACTATACACACAGGTGTACAGGGTGGTCATAAAGTGACAGTCTTTACTTCACCACAGAAGAAGGATGTTCCTTTTACATGTCCATCAATGAACTTGACAGACTCTTTTCgctcctgtgtttgttttcagttaagTTCCACATGGGTACTTTCCATGTCAAAACATAATTTCCTTTGGCATGCCTTTGTCCCTGAAAACATTATGCAGAATATCAGGGGTGATGTTGTTAGTACTGGCATGGCATGTTTGCGCAAGTCTGTAATGTTTTGAACCTTTGTTGTTCAAACTTGCGACTGAAAGTACCTCCATGCAGAAACATTTAAGGGAGTTAAATCTGGAATTTTGGGGAATTTTACCGTAAGACATCCCTCCTGGATAGTCAACATCTTGGGTAACATCTAAAACTGGAATAAATATTCAcacttacatttcattttgaaagagcTGCAACTTTCTGACCACCCTGTGTATACAGGCACACCATTTTATATGCTACTGTTAGCTGATTGTTAattgtttctctctttgttgGTTGATGGTGGAGTCATCCTCACCTGGGGCTGGTTTCAGCTTCAGGAAGGCTGGCCTCCTGATTCCCTACCCATACGCCTGTGCAGCAGGGCTACTGACAGTCCAAGCTGCCAGGGGCCAACTCTGTCACACCCATCTCTTGAGTTGCTAACCTAATCACATGTTGATGAAGAGTTGATGACCTGGTCAAATAATCTCAATGTGTACTGTTAAATTACAAAAGCACTACTGctgtacaatattttatatgtcTACATTAGAGTTCTAGATATGTTTAGCATTTGATTACCAAGTATTTCTGTACTGAATAAAGACGAAAAGGAAAACTGTAACCCATTTTGGCTTATTCATTGTATTGATTGTGACAACTTCACAGaacttaacaaaacaaaatccttTGTGTAattcctgtgttttcttttgtgccaAAAAGTGATTAGCTTAAATTGAATGAATTATACTGACAGGCTAGCACAGTGCTTCCCAGACTTCTCCTGGGGGACCccttgtcctgtatgttttagatctctccctgctccaacacagctgatttgaatgatcaatttgttattaagcagtttCAGGActtcataacgagttgatcatttgaatcaactgcgttggagcagggagagatctaaaacatgcaggacaaggggtcctccaggagatgTTTGGAAAACGCTGGGCTAGCGTATTAGCATGGCTGTATTTCCAGTTCTTATCCACGTGGTGGCGGTACAATCACGTGCACATGCGGTAAACGGCGATGGTGGTCAAAAAGATAGATGCACTCATCCCCTCCTTGAAAACCCATTAAGTGTgttaactgaaaataattagcATAGGCCTGTACAGTGGTTCAGTCGTGTTGTTTGCAATGGTTAATAAAATGTGCTGTCAAAGCCATAAAATACAGCCGCGACAAGCAAATCGTCGCTGCGCCTGTCCATCCATCTGAGAACTGAAGTAGAGTTACCAATTATCATTATAGCGCACTCTCTTAATCCAAACCAGGCTATGCTGTCATCCCGCAAGACGTCGTATTGTTTCGGTGACCTGTCGGTGGCATCCCCCGCCAACCCGCTGTGTCCCCTTGGCCGCAGAACCAGTTCTGCAAGTTTTTTAAACGCTGCGTCAGCCATCTGCTGTCATTTCTTGCAGGTGATGCGTAGTGCTCGTGCCGTTGTCAAAGGCAACAGTAGCACACGGCTGAGGACATCTTCATAACTGAACccaggggcgattctaggacctttaggggggctcagccccctaatgaaaatgtgacatgcatacagtgcttTGTGAAAGTGTTCACCCCCCTGCTatatcactcatttcactggataacaattgatacattaatatttttctatacatgatattttaatttacaacaataatacttttgatgaattactagtaagtaacatgagtttttTTAGGGGTGTtgagatgaaatttaggtgtTCTTGAGTACCcctaaaaagagtctaaaatcgCCAATGACTGAACCCCCATACAACAAATATTATCCACCCGAGGGAAGCTAATGTATCGACTGTCACGCCATCTCGActggttttttcttttctcttttctgttttctccttCATATCAGGTTTATATCCATTTAATAACACCACTGTCTCACACGTTGTCGTCCTGTTCGTATTCTTGGTCTCAGGCATCGTCTTGACTTGTCTATCACTGGCCTGAATTCCCCACCGTttaagtgtgcgtgtgtacatcGCAGGTAGGCtaagtaaaaataatacatgttaTTGTTCTTGGGGATGAAAACACGAGTAAACTAGTGCATATATCGCTTAAACTGATGTTGGTGGAAGAAAACCGAGGGGGAGATAGCCCGTGAGGTTGTAATCATGGACCAATCATGTCACTGACACCTGTCTGGTGTTGCCCTAGTATCGGACCAGAACAGGAACAGTATGTATTACAGATGTATGCTAACAGACTGAGACGTTGAAGCGTTTCCTTGATTGGTCTCTGGAGCCCACGGTCAACACTTCGTCGTAAACTGTCccagcaggagagaaaaaatggTCTCCGTGAGAGACACAGCGCCCAGACAGTAGCTGAACGCTGAGTGCGCTGAGATGGAGAAATCACCCAGTTTCGAGGGATTTTTTATTTCGAAGGCGGTGCTGTTGCCGCACTAGCGATCTCGAAACGTAGCCTACTGGTGTTGCAACTAAACCTCAATTTACTGACCGGTTGAAATGGTCGGAGCACGGGAGAGGAGGTAGAGCCTGTTGCTGTCTTCGTTCCGAGTGTGGTGTCGGGATCCCCTCACGGAAAACACCTACTCATACGCACGGGCGGAAAAGCTGAATGTTCAGGCTGCGACTCCGCAAAGCCCGTAGTAACTCAAACAAGGCACTTCTGAAGTACCGACGACCAAATCCGTCTGGTGACTCGGACGCAAAGCGTGGCGACCCGATGTTTTTATGCATCGATTGGCTGGTTTTGATACCCCAGCCTGGGAAAGGCAGTCTCTTGGATCGCAACTCTTTCGAAATTGACTGACAACCTTCAAATTTCTGGATGCGCGTGTATTGATCGCTCCTCTTGTTTCTAAAcgtttttgcttgttttttttcaagtgcCGTGTTTTGGCGTATAAACTCACAACAGTTTTGAAGATGTGCTTTTCACAGAGAAAGTGGCTGGAAGTTTCGTAGGAAAATAAACTTATCGTCTGCATTTTGGATCAGAAttattaaattttgttttgaataacaCATTCGCA
This genomic stretch from Megalops cyprinoides isolate fMegCyp1 chromosome 1, fMegCyp1.pri, whole genome shotgun sequence harbors:
- the nthl1 gene encoding endonuclease III-like protein 1 yields the protein MSSAKARTFHILKMISPYFKQNGTTETMIMTRNKSVSTRSMNLPALKTKMSQERDSTEPVVRVKEESEDLSISQVEKNRQSSPPAHPKVSPKTVCQRASPAVQPETNGAEQRSPPARRRRGHVKAEYEETEVKKERWEPPDWRRQLDHIREMRRGRDAPVDHMGAAKCFDPNAPPEVVRYQVLISLMLSSQTKDQVTAAAMQKLREHGLTVEGILNTDDETLGKLIYPVGFWRTKVKYIKQTTAVLQQEYGGDIPDSVAGLVRLPGVGPKMAHLAMSIAWKQVSGIGVDTHVHRISNRLGWTRTETKTPEDTRQALEGWLPRELWSEINWLLVGFGQQVCLPVGPLCSLCLNQHCCPSAHRVSPGKRAGVISPKSPRSPGPSRVKADPHSPPAPPRDIKEEPLPSSPTAPARRTRARAAASSRAAAAAGRGRADPGGS